The following are from one region of the Stanieria cyanosphaera PCC 7437 genome:
- the pheS gene encoding phenylalanine--tRNA ligase subunit alpha has translation MSTSPNQLETQLKELQQQALDLIGALTNLEELEQLRVKYLGKKGDLSQILRGMGKLSPEERPIVGTLANEVKEKIQNQLDSRRQTLQQAEIEAQLQAETLDVTMPGVSRPLGHIHPLNGMVDRILDVFVGLGYTVASGPHIETDYYNFEALNTPADHPARDMQDTFYLPGGHLLRTHTSSVQIRHMENREPPIRIVAPGRCYRRDTVDATHSATFHQIEILAVDKGLQFTDLKGTIKEFLRRIFGDDITVQFRASYFPFTEPSAEVDVQWKGKWLEVMGCGMVDPNVLKAVGYDPEIYTGFAAGLGVERFAMVLHQIDDIRRLYASDLRFLQQF, from the coding sequence ATGAGTACATCCCCCAATCAGTTAGAGACTCAATTAAAAGAATTACAACAACAAGCATTAGATTTAATAGGTGCTTTAACTAATCTAGAAGAATTAGAACAACTCCGAGTCAAATATTTGGGGAAGAAAGGTGACTTATCCCAAATTTTGAGAGGAATGGGCAAATTAAGTCCTGAAGAACGACCTATTGTTGGGACATTAGCCAACGAAGTTAAAGAAAAAATTCAAAATCAGCTAGACAGTCGCAGACAAACTTTACAACAAGCTGAAATCGAAGCCCAATTACAAGCAGAAACTCTTGATGTCACTATGCCGGGAGTTAGTCGTCCTCTTGGTCATATTCATCCTCTTAATGGTATGGTTGATCGCATTCTCGATGTTTTTGTTGGTTTGGGATACACAGTAGCGAGCGGTCCTCACATCGAAACCGATTATTATAATTTTGAAGCCCTTAATACGCCAGCAGATCATCCAGCTAGAGATATGCAAGATACTTTTTATCTTCCAGGTGGTCATCTGTTACGTACTCATACTTCTTCCGTCCAAATTCGCCATATGGAAAACCGCGAACCTCCTATTCGGATCGTCGCCCCTGGTCGCTGTTACCGTCGTGATACAGTAGATGCAACTCACTCGGCAACTTTCCATCAAATTGAAATTTTAGCAGTAGACAAAGGATTACAGTTTACTGATTTGAAAGGTACGATCAAAGAATTTTTAAGACGTATTTTTGGTGATGATATTACTGTACAATTTCGTGCTAGTTACTTCCCTTTTACCGAACCTTCTGCTGAAGTAGATGTGCAGTGGAAAGGTAAGTGGTTGGAAGTAATGGGTTGTGGCATGGTCGATCCTAATGTCTTGAAAGCGGTAGGTTATGACCCAGAAATTTATACGGGTTTTGCTGCTGGTTTAGGTGTAGAAAGATTTGCGATGGTACTACACCAAATTGATGACATTCGCCGTCTTTATGCCAGCGATTTAAGATTTTTACAGCAGTTTTAA
- a CDS encoding DUF4332 domain-containing protein translates to MQLCYWSIDKLPGIKPEEQNLLKAFGINTTKQLLAVASNPQTQQTLATQLKLSNRYISKWVALADLARLPSVGCQYCGLLLHSGIASVLQLSQTSFPRLHRQIVKLHIATMQSKELSPSLEQVKQWIEEAKSISMVTKARF, encoded by the coding sequence ATGCAACTTTGCTACTGGTCTATCGATAAATTACCTGGAATCAAACCAGAAGAACAAAATTTACTCAAAGCTTTTGGTATTAACACTACCAAACAATTACTCGCGGTCGCAAGTAACCCCCAAACTCAACAAACTTTAGCTACTCAACTCAAACTAAGTAATAGATATATTAGTAAATGGGTTGCTTTAGCAGATTTAGCTCGTCTTCCTAGTGTTGGTTGTCAATACTGTGGATTATTATTACATTCTGGAATAGCTTCCGTCTTACAACTAAGTCAGACATCTTTTCCTCGTCTCCACCGTCAAATTGTAAAATTACACATAGCTACGATGCAATCCAAAGAATTATCTCCTTCCTTAGAACAAGTAAAACAATGGATTGAAGAAGCTAAATCAATTTCTATGGTTACTAAAGCGCGATTTTGA
- a CDS encoding (Fe-S)-binding protein, whose product MTNNFDQKNPPKQELIDTCVHCGFCLSTCPSYRVIGKEMDSPRGRIYLMNAIAQGEAAIDDATSEHFDSCLGCLACVTTCPSGVQYDQLIAATRPQVERNQPRKLSDRLIRTLIFNLFPYPNRLRPFLPSLWFYQKLGLQKFVRQTKILNKISPRLAAMEAILPTITVDSLQDNVPEIIPSQGKQRYRVGMILGCVQRLFFNSVNQATIRVLSANSCEIIIPKTQGCCAALPAHQGQENQAKQLARQMIDSFADTKVDAIIINAAGCGHTLKEYGHILADDPEYKDKAQEFASKVKDVQEFLATVGLTAKLSPLTQEKLNIVYQDACHLLHGQKISLQPRQLLKQIPGVALKEPIDAALCCGSAGVYNMLQPEVADELGQQKVTNLVNTGANLIASANPGCSLQIIKHLKVQGKEIKLMHPIELLDYSIQGIELTI is encoded by the coding sequence ATGACTAATAATTTCGATCAAAAAAATCCCCCCAAACAAGAATTAATTGATACCTGTGTTCATTGTGGTTTTTGTCTTTCTACTTGTCCTAGTTATCGCGTTATTGGCAAAGAAATGGATTCTCCCAGAGGTAGAATTTATTTAATGAATGCGATCGCTCAAGGAGAAGCTGCGATCGATGATGCTACTTCTGAACATTTTGATTCGTGTTTAGGTTGTTTAGCTTGTGTAACTACTTGCCCTTCAGGAGTACAATACGATCAATTAATTGCTGCTACTCGTCCTCAAGTAGAAAGAAATCAACCTCGTAAATTATCAGATAGATTAATTAGAACTTTAATTTTTAATCTTTTTCCCTATCCTAATCGTTTAAGACCTTTTCTACCTTCTTTATGGTTTTATCAAAAATTAGGCTTACAAAAATTTGTTCGTCAAACCAAAATCCTTAATAAAATATCACCAAGATTAGCTGCGATGGAAGCAATTTTACCCACAATTACTGTTGATTCATTGCAAGATAATGTCCCAGAAATTATTCCCTCTCAAGGTAAACAACGCTATCGAGTTGGAATGATTTTAGGCTGTGTCCAAAGATTATTTTTTAATTCAGTCAATCAGGCTACTATTAGAGTTTTATCAGCCAATAGTTGCGAAATAATTATTCCTAAAACTCAAGGTTGTTGTGCTGCTTTACCTGCTCACCAAGGACAAGAAAATCAAGCCAAACAATTAGCTAGACAAATGATTGATAGTTTTGCTGATACTAAAGTAGATGCAATTATTATCAATGCTGCTGGTTGTGGACATACTTTAAAAGAATACGGTCATATTTTAGCAGACGACCCAGAATACAAAGATAAAGCTCAAGAATTTGCTAGCAAAGTAAAAGACGTACAAGAATTTTTAGCAACCGTTGGATTGACTGCCAAATTATCACCTTTAACTCAAGAAAAATTAAACATAGTTTATCAAGATGCTTGTCATTTATTACACGGACAAAAAATTAGTTTACAACCCCGTCAATTATTAAAACAAATTCCAGGAGTTGCTTTAAAAGAACCAATTGATGCTGCTTTATGTTGCGGAAGTGCAGGTGTTTATAATATGTTGCAGCCAGAAGTAGCTGATGAATTAGGACAACAAAAAGTTACCAATTTAGTTAATACTGGTGCAAATTTAATTGCTTCTGCTAACCCTGGATGTTCACTACAAATTATCAAGCATTTAAAAGTTCAAGGAAAAGAAATTAAATTAATGCATCCCATAGAATTATTAGATTACTCAATTCAAGGAATTGAATTAACAATCTAG
- a CDS encoding calcium-binding protein, translated as MATINGTSGDNALNGTSGNDIINPGLGEDTVDGGGGTDQLVFNYATSGGRIYYSSNSVPSEGSGVIYSGSNGVTFTNIEVFNLTGSKYDDVLLGGNYNDTLSGNSGNDLIDGGSGADVLDGGTGVDTLRRDLSQFTKGSTVDNTGTKINLIDQTVASNFENLDLILGSGNDIIKTGLGEDTVDGGGGTDQLVFNYATSGGRIYYSSNSVPSEGSGVIYSGSNGVTFTNIEVFNLTGSKYDDVLLGGIYSDTLIGGNGNDTLTGVDQTNQITSIDTLTGGIGADTFVLSNEDEVFYNDQSSSKAGLTNYALITDFNSSQDQIQLNGSADLYILGASPVSGKAGTAIYLDTNGNNILNSTDELITIVQGKTGLNLTADYFVYI; from the coding sequence ATGGCAACTATTAATGGAACTTCTGGAGATAATGCCTTAAATGGTACAAGTGGTAACGATATTATTAATCCAGGACTGGGAGAAGATACAGTTGATGGTGGTGGCGGTACGGATCAATTAGTATTTAATTATGCTACTTCTGGAGGACGCATATATTACTCTTCAAATTCAGTTCCTTCTGAAGGTTCGGGAGTAATTTACAGTGGTTCTAACGGTGTTACTTTTACTAATATTGAAGTTTTCAACCTTACTGGTTCTAAGTATGATGATGTTTTATTAGGTGGTAATTATAACGACACCCTTAGTGGCAATAGTGGCAATGATTTAATTGACGGGGGTAGTGGTGCTGATGTTCTTGATGGTGGGACAGGTGTTGATACTCTGCGTCGCGATTTGTCTCAATTTACCAAAGGATCAACTGTTGATAATACAGGAACTAAAATTAACTTAATCGATCAAACCGTTGCCAGTAATTTTGAAAATCTCGATTTGATTCTTGGTTCAGGCAATGACATTATTAAAACAGGACTGGGAGAAGATACAGTCGATGGTGGTGGCGGTACGGATCAATTAGTATTTAATTATGCTACTTCTGGAGGACGCATATATTACTCTTCAAATTCAGTTCCTTCTGAAGGTTCGGGAGTAATTTACAGTGGTTCTAACGGTGTTACTTTTACTAATATTGAAGTTTTCAACCTTACTGGTTCTAAGTATGATGATGTTTTATTAGGTGGTATTTATAGCGATACCTTGATTGGTGGCAATGGTAATGATACTTTAACTGGTGTAGATCAAACCAATCAAATAACTTCGATTGACACTCTCACGGGAGGAATCGGGGCTGATACTTTTGTTCTTAGTAACGAGGATGAAGTTTTTTATAACGATCAAAGTAGTTCAAAAGCGGGACTAACTAACTACGCTTTAATTACCGATTTTAATTCTAGTCAAGATCAAATTCAATTGAACGGTTCTGCTGATCTTTATATATTAGGTGCATCGCCTGTTTCAGGAAAAGCTGGTACTGCTATTTATTTAGATACAAATGGCAATAACATTTTAAATTCTACTGATGAGTTGATCACTATCGTACAAGGTAAGACAGGATTAAATTTGACAGCAGATTATTTTGTTTATATCTAA